Genomic segment of Staphylococcus muscae:
GATTAGGCATCCAAATTGTTGCGATTAATTTTTTTAAGGCCATCGTTACATATGGTCTCGCGCTCCTCCTGAACACCATTTTATACACACTCACAGTTCACGTAAGTTATATTTTTGTGCGTCGCTTTTCACACGGTGCACATGCCAAATCTTCATTACTGTGTCACATTCAAAATATTCTATTATTTGTACTGGTGCCGTTTGCTATTGCACGTTTTACAATACCCTTTCACTACATGTTCGCTTTAGGTGTTATTGGATGGCTTATTGTCATCAAGTATGCACCTGCTGCAACAAGAAAACAACCGATTAAAGCATCGAGACGCCGTGGGTTGAAGGTGAAATCTATCATTGTAACTGCGATAGTCCTAATCATTGCCCTTGTCGTTCCTGC
This window contains:
- a CDS encoding accessory gene regulator AgrB, whose amino-acid sequence is MQIIDNGIETLARKIQQHQNSDHIDFLKVRLGIQIVAINFFKAIVTYGLALLLNTILYTLTVHVSYIFVRRFSHGAHAKSSLLCHIQNILLFVLVPFAIARFTIPFHYMFALGVIGWLIVIKYAPAATRKQPIKASRRRGLKVKSIIVTAIVLIIALVVPAPYQQLICFGVALQATTLLPIFFPKEAD